In Leifsonia sp. ZF2019, a genomic segment contains:
- a CDS encoding ABC transporter ATP-binding protein, whose amino-acid sequence MDTVIRASGLEKRFGRVHALDGLDLSVSAGEVHGFLGPNGAGKSTTIRVLLGLARSSGGTATVFGRDPWKDAVQLHGRIAYVPGDVSLWPNLSGGEAIDLLSRLRGGTADRAAYAERKKRLIDVFQLDPTKKGRAYSKGNRQKVALVAAFATPADLYILDEPTSGLDPLMEATFDAEIARVAREGATVLLSSHILSEVEQLCDRVSIIRAGRTVESGTLAELRHLTRTEVSFAADGVAEEALARIPDAHDLRVHNGRVTFTADSDALPPVLSALAGLDAKSLTVAPPSLEELFLRHYDTEEATAR is encoded by the coding sequence ATGGACACGGTGATCCGGGCCTCCGGGCTCGAGAAGCGATTCGGGCGCGTGCACGCCCTCGACGGACTGGACCTCAGCGTCTCCGCGGGCGAGGTGCACGGCTTCCTCGGCCCGAACGGCGCGGGCAAGTCCACCACGATCCGGGTGCTGCTCGGGCTCGCGCGATCCTCCGGCGGCACCGCCACCGTTTTCGGCCGCGACCCGTGGAAGGACGCGGTCCAGCTCCACGGTCGCATCGCCTACGTGCCGGGCGACGTGAGCCTCTGGCCGAACCTCTCCGGCGGCGAGGCGATCGACCTGTTGTCTCGGCTGCGCGGGGGTACGGCTGATCGTGCCGCGTACGCGGAGCGCAAGAAGCGCCTGATCGACGTCTTCCAGCTCGATCCGACGAAGAAGGGCCGCGCGTACTCGAAGGGCAACCGGCAGAAGGTGGCGCTCGTCGCGGCGTTCGCCACGCCGGCCGACCTCTACATCCTCGACGAGCCGACGAGCGGCCTGGACCCGCTGATGGAGGCGACCTTCGATGCGGAGATCGCCCGTGTGGCCCGGGAGGGCGCGACGGTTCTGCTGTCGAGCCACATCCTGTCCGAGGTGGAGCAGCTGTGCGATCGCGTCAGCATCATCCGGGCCGGCCGGACGGTCGAGTCCGGCACCCTCGCGGAGCTGCGGCACCTCACGCGTACGGAGGTGTCGTTCGCCGCGGACGGGGTGGCGGAGGAGGCGCTCGCGCGCATCCCGGACGCCCACGACCTCCGCGTGCACAACGGCCGCGTGACGTTCACCGCGGACAGCGATGCTCTGCCGCCCGTGCTCAGCGCCCTCGCCGGCCTGGACGCGAAGAGCCTCACGGTCGCGCCGCCGTCGCTGGAGGAGCTCTTCCTCCGCCACTACGACACGGAGGAGGCGACCGCGCGATGA
- a CDS encoding ABC transporter permease, producing MSAAAATDRPAAHAAAGSGGGRTLRALLRQRLRRDRWQLVIWLVSIGVLAAFSAAAIAQTYGDATSRAELLRLAIANPTVLLLRGLPDGTSFAAVTFFEIFTFLALLAGLMNTFLAVRHSRAEEESGRAELIGSTPAGRLLPTVATVLHGVLANIALGLIVALGFIAAGLPAGGSFAAGAATGGVGITFVAVGLLLAQIMSTSRGANGFAAALVVLAYVVRGIGDALGTPKGDGTHLVAAWPSWLSPIGWGEQFSPYSTADWWPLLLQLGFAAVLIAVTFSLQAGRDSGAGVIPERAGRRDARPWLRGSLGLAWRLQWPIIVGWAVGGAFTGVLAGALGTLVSSSIANDPGLSDIRTAIARIGAGGSGPLTQLFISAFFSIVGVLAAACAVQSVIRLRQEEAAGTAEAVLTTPVSRVRWLLEFVLVGVVAVVLVLVAAALASGLSALAAGEDAARIGDSFVAASAQLPVALVYLGVLALVFVLAPSWTIPVGWASLGLGAFIGIFGGLIDLPDPIRHLSPFADAPVVVGDVDWTGGYWMFGIAIVALAAAAALIRRRDLAIG from the coding sequence ATGAGCGCCGCCGCCGCGACCGACCGTCCGGCCGCCCACGCCGCTGCCGGCTCCGGCGGCGGGCGCACGCTCCGGGCCCTCCTCCGCCAGCGCCTCCGCCGTGACCGGTGGCAGCTCGTCATCTGGCTCGTGAGCATCGGGGTGCTCGCCGCGTTCTCGGCGGCCGCCATCGCGCAGACTTACGGGGATGCGACCAGCCGCGCCGAGCTGCTGCGCCTCGCGATCGCGAACCCGACCGTCCTGCTGCTGCGCGGCCTGCCCGACGGCACGAGTTTCGCGGCGGTCACGTTCTTCGAGATCTTCACCTTCCTCGCGCTGCTCGCCGGGTTGATGAACACGTTCCTGGCTGTGCGGCACTCGCGGGCGGAGGAGGAGTCGGGTCGCGCGGAACTGATCGGCTCCACCCCGGCCGGACGGCTGCTTCCGACCGTCGCGACCGTCCTGCACGGGGTCCTCGCGAACATCGCGCTCGGCCTGATCGTCGCGCTCGGCTTCATCGCCGCCGGTCTGCCCGCGGGCGGATCGTTCGCCGCGGGCGCCGCGACGGGAGGGGTCGGGATCACGTTCGTGGCCGTCGGCCTCCTGCTCGCACAGATCATGAGCACCTCCCGCGGCGCGAACGGCTTCGCCGCGGCGCTGGTGGTGCTCGCGTACGTGGTGCGCGGGATCGGCGACGCCCTCGGTACGCCGAAGGGCGACGGGACGCACCTGGTCGCCGCGTGGCCCAGCTGGCTTAGCCCGATCGGCTGGGGCGAGCAGTTCTCCCCGTACTCGACGGCCGACTGGTGGCCGCTGCTGCTGCAGCTCGGCTTCGCCGCCGTGCTGATCGCGGTCACCTTCTCCCTGCAAGCCGGGCGCGACTCCGGGGCCGGCGTCATCCCCGAACGGGCGGGAAGGCGTGACGCGCGGCCGTGGCTGCGCGGCTCCCTCGGACTCGCCTGGCGTCTGCAGTGGCCGATCATCGTCGGCTGGGCGGTCGGCGGCGCGTTCACCGGCGTGCTGGCGGGGGCGCTGGGGACCCTGGTCAGCAGCTCGATCGCGAACGATCCGGGTCTCTCCGACATCCGCACCGCCATCGCTCGGATCGGAGCGGGCGGGTCCGGTCCGCTCACACAGCTCTTCATCTCGGCGTTCTTCTCGATCGTCGGGGTGCTCGCGGCGGCCTGCGCGGTACAGTCCGTCATCCGCCTGCGACAGGAGGAGGCGGCGGGGACGGCGGAGGCCGTGCTCACGACCCCGGTCTCGCGCGTCCGCTGGCTGCTCGAGTTCGTGCTCGTCGGGGTCGTCGCGGTGGTGCTCGTCCTCGTCGCGGCCGCCCTCGCCTCCGGCCTCTCGGCCCTGGCGGCGGGGGAGGACGCCGCCCGCATCGGCGACTCGTTCGTCGCCGCATCCGCTCAGCTCCCCGTCGCCCTCGTCTACCTCGGGGTGCTCGCACTGGTGTTCGTCCTCGCGCCGAGCTGGACCATCCCGGTCGGCTGGGCGTCCCTCGGGTTGGGTGCGTTCATCGGCATCTTCGGCGGCCTCATCGACCTGCCCGACCCGATCCGGCACCTCTCGCCCTTCGCCGACGCCCCCGTCGTTGTGGGTGACGTGGACTGGACAGGGGGATACTGGATGTTCGGCATCGCGATCGTCGCCCTGGCTGCGGCCGCCGCGCTCATCCGCCGCCGAGACCTCGCGATCGGATAG
- a CDS encoding GbsR/MarR family transcriptional regulator — MAKDPTALADVREHSAAILAAAGFPKMPARVLMALTVTEQPGLTAAELADTLAVSAAGISGAVRYLQTLGIIRRVSQSTSRRDRYELPSDWYALMVRNSPVYAALADQADVGLAAVGDPGSPATERLRDMAGFYRFLQARLPELIGEWEGVRAASQP, encoded by the coding sequence ATGGCGAAGGACCCGACCGCGCTCGCCGACGTGCGGGAGCACTCGGCCGCCATCCTCGCCGCTGCCGGCTTCCCGAAGATGCCGGCCCGCGTGCTCATGGCCCTCACCGTGACCGAGCAGCCCGGCCTCACCGCCGCCGAGCTCGCCGACACCCTCGCCGTCAGCGCGGCCGGAATCTCGGGTGCCGTCCGCTATCTCCAGACCCTCGGCATCATCCGCCGCGTCTCGCAGTCCACGAGCCGCCGCGACCGGTACGAGCTCCCCTCCGACTGGTACGCGCTCATGGTCCGCAACAGCCCCGTCTACGCCGCCCTCGCCGACCAGGCGGACGTCGGCCTCGCCGCCGTCGGCGACCCGGGCTCCCCGGCCACCGAGCGCCTCCGCGACATGGCCGGCTTCTACCGCTTCCTCCAGGCGAGGCTGCCCGAGCTGATCGGGGAGTGGGAGGGCGTGCGCGCGGCCTCGCAGCCCTGA